One window of Nymphaea colorata isolate Beijing-Zhang1983 chromosome 11, ASM883128v2, whole genome shotgun sequence genomic DNA carries:
- the LOC116264262 gene encoding 3-oxoacyl-[acyl-carrier-protein] synthase II, chloroplastic-like yields the protein MAVASPLCTWLVAACMSRTVLSITEDKKPPKHGLPHGLGPGGRLSRSARRRKIASLIDDFSWRSGFSEPSSLIKTSLASGLHGLSSCLTFEPCEDYYNSRASTFFGDGRFSLFGSKASDAPGRRGKRSNGIAAGKTVAVAVQSTDEVSGEKKAVKQRRVVVTGMGVVTSLGHEPDVLYSNLLEGVSGISEIESFDCADFPTRIAGEIKSFSTDGWVAPKLSKRMDKFMLYMLTAGKKALIDGKVTEEVMKKLDAAKCGVLIGSGIGGMKVIHDSVAALMVSYKRMSPFCVPFATTNMGSAILAMDLGWMGPNYSISTACATSNYCILNAANHIIRGEADVMLAGGSEAAVIPIGIGGFIACRALSQRNNEPEKASRPWDSNRDGFVMGEGAGVLLLEELEHAKQRGAHIYAEFLGGAFTCDAYHMTEPHPQGRGIILCMERALVESGVRKEDVNYINAHATSTQAGDLKEFKAMMQCFGQNPELRVNSTKSMIGHLLGAAGGVEAVATVQAIRTGWIHPNINLENPDAGVDAKVLVGPTKERLDIKVAMSNSFGFGGHNSSILFAPYK from the exons atggcgGTTGCATCTCCTCTTTGTACATGGCTAGTTGCAGCATGCATGTCGAGAACGGTTCTGTCCATTACGGAGGATAAAAAACCTCCGAAGCACGGTCTCCCCCACGGTCTCGGCCCAGGGGGGCGGCTAAGCCGGTCTGCTCGGAGGCGGAAGATTGCCtctcttattgatgacttctcatGGCGTTCCGGTTTCAGTGAGCCATCCTCTCTCATTAAGACGAGCTTGGCATCTGGTCTCCATGGGCTTAGCTCCTGCTTGACCTTTGAGCCATGCGAAGATTACTACAACTCCAGGGCCTCCACTTTCTTTGGGGACGgtcgtttctctctctttggttCCAAGGCGTCTGACGCCCCTGGCCGCCGCGGAAAGAGATCGAATGGCATTGCTGCTG GAAAGACTGTGGCAGTAGCTGTGCAATCAACGGATGAAGTGTCTGGGGAGAAGAAAGCTGTTAAGCAAAGAAGGGTGGTGGTTACGGGAATGGGTGTAGTAACCTCATTAGGCCATGAACCTGATGTTTTATATAGCAACCTGCTTGAGGGTGTCAGTGGAATAAGTGAAATTGAATCATTTGATTGTGCAGATTTTCCAACG CGTATTGCAGGGGAAATTAAATCATTTTCAACTGATGGATGGGTTGCACCAAAACTTTCAAAGCGGATGGACAAATTTATGCTTTACATGCTTACTGCTGGCAAGAAGGCACTGATTGATGGAAAGGTGACAGAAGAGGTCATGAAAAAGCTTGATGCTGCAAAATGTGGTGTTCTGATAGGCTCAGGAATTGGTGGAATGAAG GTCATTCATGATTCTGTGGCAGCTCTCATGGTTTCATACAAAAGGATGAGTCCATTCTGTGTACCTTTTGCTACAACTAATATGGGATCAGCTATACTTGCAATGGATTTG GGGTGGATGGGGCCCAATTACTCAATTTCAACTGCCTGTGCCACAAGTAACTATTGCATACTGAATGCAGCTAACCACATTATACGAGGTGAAGCT GATGTAATGTTAGCTGGTGGCTCTGAAGCAGCAGTTATCCCCATTG GCATTGGAGGGTTCATTGCATGCAGAGCTCTATCTCAAAGAAATAATGAACCCGAAAAAGCATCTCGTCCTTGGGATAGT AACCGAGATGGATTTGTTATGGGAGAGGGAGCTGGTGTTTTGCTGCTGGAAGAATTAGAACATGCCAAG CAAAGAGGAGCTCACATCTATGCTGAATTTCTCGGTGGAGCCTTTACCTGTGATGCATATCACATGACAGAGCCTCATCCCCAAG GTAGAGGCATCATTCTCTGCATGGAGAGAGCTTTGGTTGAGTCTGGTGTACGGAAGGAAGACGTAAACTACATAAATGCACATGCTACTTCCACACAAGCTGGTGATTTGAAAGAATTCAAAGCTATGATGCAATGTTTCGGTCAGAACCCTGAG TTACGTGTTAATTCTACCAAATCAATGATTGGACACCTGCTGGGAGCTGCGGGGGGAGTAGAAGCTGTTGCTACTGTACAG GCAATTCGGACAGGCTGGATTCATCCAAACATCAACCTGGAAAATCCAGATGCAGGCGTG GATGCCAAGGTGTTGGTTGGCCCCACAAAGGAGAGGCTAGACATCAAGGTGGCGATGTCAAATTCATTCGGCTTTGGTGGACATAACTCTTCAATATTGTTTGCTCCTTATAAATAG